A region of Thermococcus barossii DNA encodes the following proteins:
- a CDS encoding carbohydrate ABC transporter permease, which yields MKKTTMIALFLILPGIAAFLFFNLWPIIYSIYLAFTNAQLGNFPIQAPQAPKLTFVGLDNFRWILSDEKFRSAFLWTWLFVLTSVTLKVLAGIFLSLLYNSSYVKGKMIYRSLLIIPWALPLLFSVTVWKFMFDPIFGPINQMLKSLGVQTLPNWINDPLWAFLALNIIEVWLAYPFMITVITAALQSVPDTLVEAAIIDGASYWQRIRHVVLPIVGKPIAFATILTSAASFQYFMVPYIYNAGLFEDKFILLYGFRKAFGATPHYGRAAAVMIIATLVLAVYMYVNVRITKLQEGAKG from the coding sequence ATGAAAAAGACCACAATGATTGCCCTGTTTCTTATCCTTCCAGGGATAGCAGCGTTCCTGTTCTTCAACCTGTGGCCGATAATATACTCGATATACCTCGCCTTCACCAACGCCCAGCTTGGGAACTTCCCGATTCAGGCACCTCAGGCGCCGAAGCTAACCTTTGTGGGGCTGGACAACTTCAGGTGGATACTCAGCGACGAAAAGTTCAGGAGTGCCTTCCTGTGGACGTGGCTGTTCGTGCTGACGAGCGTTACTCTAAAGGTTCTTGCCGGAATCTTCCTCAGCCTGCTCTACAACAGCAGTTACGTGAAGGGTAAAATGATATACCGCTCGCTTTTAATAATCCCCTGGGCGCTACCCCTGCTTTTCTCCGTCACCGTGTGGAAATTCATGTTTGATCCAATTTTTGGACCGATAAATCAGATGCTCAAATCCCTGGGGGTTCAAACCCTTCCCAACTGGATTAACGATCCGCTCTGGGCGTTTCTGGCCCTAAACATCATCGAGGTATGGCTGGCGTATCCCTTCATGATAACCGTCATAACGGCAGCGCTCCAGTCGGTTCCCGACACCTTGGTCGAGGCGGCGATAATAGACGGCGCCAGCTACTGGCAGAGGATAAGGCACGTGGTTCTTCCGATAGTCGGCAAACCGATAGCCTTCGCGACGATACTCACCAGCGCGGCGAGCTTCCAGTACTTCATGGTGCCGTATATCTACAACGCCGGCCTCTTCGAGGACAAGTTCATACTGCTCTACGGTTTCAGGAAGGCCTTCGGTGCAACACCACACTACGGAAGGGCAGCGGCGGTCATGATAATAGCGACCCTCGTTCTGGCCGTGTACATGTACGTCAACGTTAGGATAACCAAGCTCCAGGAGGGTGCTAAAGGATGA